Within the Aeromicrobium sp. Root236 genome, the region CGTCGCCTTCCCGGCGGTCACCTTGACGTAGGTGAGGCCGACGCAGCCCTTCTGCGTCCTGCGGACGTTGTTGTAGCAGGTCTCGTCGAACACCTCGGCCATGTCACCGAACGCGACGTAGTAGGTGCCGGTCGGCAGCCCGCCGAGGCGGAATCCGCCGCCGGCGGAGACCATGACGGCACCGCCGGGGAGGTTCTCGTCCTCCTCGTCGCCGACCATCTTCGCCGACACGCCGACGGTCTTCGCCGCCTTGAGGGGGGCGGTCCCGATCTGCGTGTAGACCTTGCCCTGGATGATGCCGGCGTCCTTCACCGACAGGTTCGTCGTCGTGGTCACGCCGTTCTTGACGACGAACGACGGGGAGTACTTCGCGACGTGCCAGCCCGTCGTGTCGATCGCCTCGTAGCGATAGGTGTCGTCGCCGTCGGTCGCCACACCCTCGAGCCGGAACCGGCCCGCATCGTTGGTCGAGGCGGTGCCGACGACCTCGCCCTGGGCGTCGTGGACCTTGATGGTGAGGCCGGCCAGCGGGTATCCGCCGGCGTCGAAGACCGACCCGGCGACGGCGCCGGTCCCCGGTGCGGCGTTCGCCGCGGTGAGCGCCGCAGCACCACCGATGGTCAGGGTGACCAGAGTGCCCGCGGCAAGTGCGGCTCGACTGAGTCGAGTGAGTCGTGCGGTCATGCTTCCTCCTCGGTTGGTGCTGTGGTGGGAGAGATGCCTGGGTCGCCGCAAAGGTTGTGGGTGAGGCCCAGATACTGCGGGTATGGTGAGAGGCCCGTCACACCCTGGAGGAGACCCGTGGCCAACCTCGCCGCTTTGCTGGAGCAGTCGACCGAGAAGTACGCCGACCGTACGGCGATCGTGTTCGGCGACACGCGGTTGACGTATGCGCAGGTCAACGGCGCTGCGAACCAGGTGGCGAACCTGCTGGTGGCACGCGGGATCCAGCCCGGCGACAAGGTCGCGCTGTCGTGCCCCAACCTGCCGTACTTCACGGTCATCTACTTCGGCATCCTCAAGGCGGGCGCCACGGTCGTGCCGTTGAACGTGCTGCTCAAGGGCCGCGAGGTGGCCTATCACCTGGCCGACTCGGACGCCAAGGCGTACTTCGCGTTCGAGGGCACGCAGGACCTGCCGATCGGCGACGCTGCGTGGGAGGGGTTCCAGGCGACGGAGTCGTGCACCGAGTTCTTCCTGATCAAGCTCGACTCCCAGCAGCCCGAGCCGATGGAGCCGCCGGAGTTCTTCGGCCCTCTCGTGGCGCAGCAGCCACCGACGTTCGACACGGTCGAGCGCGATGACGACGACACGGCAGTCATCCTCTACACGTCCGGCACGACGGGGCAGCCCAAGGGTGCGGAGCTGCGGCACCGCAACATGCGCGACAACGCGCTGGCCGGCAAGGACCTGTTCGGCGCGGACGAGTCGCGGCCTGACACGTACCTGTGCGTGCTGCCGCTGTTCCACTCGTTCGGTCAGACGGTGATCCAGAACGGCTCGATGGCGTACGGCGGCACGGTCGTGATGCTGCCGAGGTTCGAGGCCAAGTCGGCTCTGGGGCTGATGCTGGCCAACCGAGTCACGTTCTTCGCCGGGGTGCCGACGATGTACTGGGGCCTGCTCGGCGCACTCGACGACACGGTCGACGTGGAGGCGCTGGCGGCCAACCTGCGCGTCGCGGCAGCCGGCGGGTCGGCGCTGCCGGTCGACATCCACCGCCAGTTCAAGGAGCGGTTCGGGGTCACGATCCTCGAGGGCTACGGCCTCTCGGAGACGTCTCCCGTCGCGTCGTTCTCCCGGTTCGGCGAGGAGCCTCGCGTGGGGTCGATCGGCGTGCCGATCCCCGGCGTCGAGATGAAGCTGATCAACGACGACTGGAGCGAGGTCGAGCCGGGCCCGGACGCGGTCGGTGAGATCGCGATCAAGGGCCACAACGTCATGAAGGGCTACTACAACCGGCCCGAGGCCACCGCCGAGGCGATCCGGGACGGCTGGTTCAGGTCGGGCGACCTGGCCAAGAAGGACGAGGACGGTTTCTACTACATCGTCGACCGGTCCAAGGACATGATCATCCGCGGTGGCTTCAACGTCTATCCGCGCGAGATCGAGGAGGTCCTCATGGAGCACCCGGCGGTGTCGCTGGTCGCGGTGATCGGCGTGCCGAACGAGTCGCACGGCGAGGAGATCAAGGCCGTCGTGGTCAAGAACAAGGACCACGACGACGTCTCGGAGGCCGACCTGGTGGCCTGGGGCAAGGAGCAGCTCGCGGCCTACAAGTACCCGCGCGTCGTCGAGTTCCGCGACGAGCTGCCGATGACCAGCACCGGCAAGATCCTCAAGCGCGAGCTGTCCTGAACGCGGGTCCGAGGACCGCAGCGACACCGATAGACTGAGGGCACCGACCACTCAAGGAGCGTCCGTGGCCCGCGTCATCGTCGATGTCATGCCCAAACCCGAGATCCTCGACCCGCAGGGCAAGGCCGTCCACGGCGCACTGCCGCGTCTCGGCTATCACGCCGTGACGGACGTACGCCAGGGCAAGCGGTTCGAGCTCGAGGTCGAGGTGGTCGACGAGGCCACACTCGCCGAGGTGCACGCCCTGGCCGGCACGCTGCTGTCGAACCCGGTCATCGAGGACTACTCCGTACGAGTGGATTCATGAAGGTCGGCGTCGTCACGTTCCCGGGGTCGCTCGACGACGTCGACGCGCAGCGGGCCGTACGCATCGCCGGTGGCGAGCCGGTCGCGCTGTGGCACGGTGACCACGACCTCAAGGGCGTCGACGCGGTCATCCTGCCGGGCGGCTTCTCCTACGGCGACTACCTGCGTGCCGGGGCGATCGCCCGGTTCGCGCCGGTCATGACCGAGGTCATCGCCGCGGCGCAGGGCGGCATGCCGGTGCTCGGCATCTGCAACGGCTTCCAGATCCTGTGCGAGTCGCACCTCCTGCCCGGCGCCCTGATCCGCAACGACCACCGCACGTTCATCTGCCGTGACCAGACCCTCAAGGTCGAGAACGCCTCGACCGCGTGGACCTCGAACCTGTCGCTCGGCGACGAGATCGTGATCCCGCTCAAGAACGGCGAGGGCGGCTTCGTCGCCGACGAGGACACGCTCGACCGCCTCGAGGGCGAGGGCCAGGTCGTGTTCCGCTACGTCGACGTCAATCCCAACGGCTCGCTGCGCGACATCGCCGGCATCACCAACGAGCGCGGCAACGTCGTCGGGCTCATGCCGCACCCCGAGCACGCGGTCGAGGACCTGACCGGTCCCGGCACCGACGGCCTGGCCCTCTTCACCTCGGCGCTGGCCACCCTCACCTCTGCCTAGTTCCAGGCACCCGCTGAGACTGACGTTTCTGTGGTGGTCCCGCGGCGTGTCGCAGCACAAACGTCAGGCTCACCGCGCACGTGGTTACTCCGCGGCCTGGGAGGGGTGGACCCGGCGCAGCATGAACGCCGTCGGGGCAACCGAAGCGACCGTGGCGATGGCCAGGCAGGTCGCACCGATCATCCCGAGGCCCAGCCAGGGCACGTCGATCGGCATGCTCTCCAGGTCGCTGCTCAGGGCCCGGCCGACCAGCACGGCGACCGTGGCACTGATGATCGCGCCCATCGTCAGCGACGTGGCGGTCACCAGCGCGGACTCCCAGAGGACGACCTTGCGGACCTGTCGCTCGGTGGCGCCGATCAGGCGGGTCGCCACGAACTCGCGGTGGCGCTGGAGGCTGCCCATCAGCAGGGTGTTGGCGATCGCCAGGGCGGCATAGAACCCTGACGGTCCGAGCAGCACCCACAGCGTGAACGTGTTGTTGCGGCGCAGGTCGGCGTCGGTCGCGGCGAGCCATGCGGCGCGGGACTCGGCGTGGCCGGATGTGCCCCGGAGCTCCGCGCCGATCGTCGAGACGGCGTCGGCGGTGCCGGGCTCGGGGATGACGAACCAGCGGTCGGGCTTCGCCGTGGCCAGGCCCGGTGGCAGCAGCAGGTCGCTGTGGAGCGACGGTGCCGAGTCGACGATGGCCACGACCTTGAGCGTGACCGGCTTGCCGCGACCGAGGTCGACCCGCATCGTGCTGCCGAGGTGATAGCCGCTGTCGAAGGCGTACGACCTGGACATCGCGATCGTCCGGCCGTGGAGGTCGCCGAGCGTGCCCTTGTCGGCTGACAGCCCGCGAGCGGCGACGGCATCGGCGACATTGATCGTCTCGGCGTCCTCGAGCTCCCGCTCTCCCTCACGGTCGATCAGCGTGATGCTCGTCGGCGCACTCGCGTCGGCGACCTTGACCGCCGGCGAGGCCGCGAGCGCCTCAGCCGTACGGGCACCGCCGCCCTGCACCACGACGGGTGCCTTGAGCTGCTGCTGGTTGATCGCGTGGTCCCAGTCGGCGGCGATGCCGAGGGTCAGGAGCAACGATCCACCGATCGCCGAGATCGCCAGGGTCGGCGCCGCGAGCGACGCGGTGCGCTTGGCGGACGCGGCGACGTTGTCGCGAGCCAGTCGGATCGTGACGTCACCCCTGCGCACCAGCGGCCACGCGATCAGCCTCGCGAGCGCCGGGAACAGCCACGGGCCGAAGCAGACCGCGGAGATGACCAGCATCTCGGGCGCGAAGATGCCGAGGACGAGCGACAGCTCACCCGTGACCGCGCCCATCGTGATGAGCATCGCCAGGGAGCCGGCGAGGCAGGCCAGACCCACCGTCAACCGCCAGAAGCCCATGCGCCGGCGCTCGACCGCGGCCTCCCGCATCGCGTCGACCGGCGGGATCTTCGACGCTCGACGCGCCGCCGACCGTGCGCCGATCAGGGCGACCAGCGCACCGATCGGGAACGCGATGGCGAGGGTGGGCCAGAAGCTGGGGGCGTCGAGCTTCATCGGCGTGAGTCCGCGATCGTGGGCGAGCCAGAGCGTGAAAGGCGTCAGGAGATGCGCGAAGATGCACGCTGCCAGCGAGGAGACGGTCGCCACGACGAACGACTCGCCGAGGATCATCCGTCGGACCTGCCGCGGCGTCGCGCCGACGAGACGCAGGAGGCCGAGCTCCCGCCGCCGCGAGGACACGACGAACGAGAAGGTGCTGGCGACGACGAAGATCGCGATGAAGCCCGAGAAGCCCGACATCACCCCGAACATCGAGGCGAGGTCGTCGAGCTGCATGCGGCCCTTCGTGTCGCCGGGCTCGAGGCGCGACGTGGCTTCTGCGACGGCGGTGATCATCTCCACCGTCAGCCCGATCAGGGTGACGCCGAGGAACAGCGCGACGATCGATCCGACGTACGGGGCGATGTTGCGCCGCACGGTGTGCCGGCTGAGGTCGAGGAGCATCATCGTTCGAGCTCGCTCATCATCGCGGCGATCTGGGACGCGCTGCCGTGCTGCAGGTGTCCCACCAGCTGGCCGTCCTCGAGGAAGATCACCGAGTGCGCGTACGAGGCCGCGACCGGGTCGTGCGTGACCATCGCGATCGTGTGTCCCTGCTCGTCGACGGACCGCCGCAGCAGCTCGAGCACCTGGTGGCTGGTCGTACGGTCGAGGGCGCCGGTCGGCTCGTCGGCGAACACCACCTGGGGCCGCGCGATGAGGGCGCGGGCGATCGAGACCCGTTGCTGCTGGCCGCCGGACAGCTCGGCGGGCCGGCGCCCGTGGTGGCAGTCGAGGCCGACCTCGGCGAGCGCCGCGAGCACGTCACGGCGGCTGGGCCGCTCGCCGGCGAG harbors:
- a CDS encoding FtsX-like permease family protein encodes the protein MMLLDLSRHTVRRNIAPYVGSIVALFLGVTLIGLTVEMITAVAEATSRLEPGDTKGRMQLDDLASMFGVMSGFSGFIAIFVVASTFSFVVSSRRRELGLLRLVGATPRQVRRMILGESFVVATVSSLAACIFAHLLTPFTLWLAHDRGLTPMKLDAPSFWPTLAIAFPIGALVALIGARSAARRASKIPPVDAMREAAVERRRMGFWRLTVGLACLAGSLAMLITMGAVTGELSLVLGIFAPEMLVISAVCFGPWLFPALARLIAWPLVRRGDVTIRLARDNVAASAKRTASLAAPTLAISAIGGSLLLTLGIAADWDHAINQQQLKAPVVVQGGGARTAEALAASPAVKVADASAPTSITLIDREGERELEDAETINVADAVAARGLSADKGTLGDLHGRTIAMSRSYAFDSGYHLGSTMRVDLGRGKPVTLKVVAIVDSAPSLHSDLLLPPGLATAKPDRWFVIPEPGTADAVSTIGAELRGTSGHAESRAAWLAATDADLRRNNTFTLWVLLGPSGFYAALAIANTLLMGSLQRHREFVATRLIGATERQVRKVVLWESALVTATSLTMGAIISATVAVLVGRALSSDLESMPIDVPWLGLGMIGATCLAIATVASVAPTAFMLRRVHPSQAAE
- the purQ gene encoding phosphoribosylformylglycinamidine synthase subunit PurQ encodes the protein MKVGVVTFPGSLDDVDAQRAVRIAGGEPVALWHGDHDLKGVDAVILPGGFSYGDYLRAGAIARFAPVMTEVIAAAQGGMPVLGICNGFQILCESHLLPGALIRNDHRTFICRDQTLKVENASTAWTSNLSLGDEIVIPLKNGEGGFVADEDTLDRLEGEGQVVFRYVDVNPNGSLRDIAGITNERGNVVGLMPHPEHAVEDLTGPGTDGLALFTSALATLTSA
- a CDS encoding long-chain fatty acid--CoA ligase — protein: MANLAALLEQSTEKYADRTAIVFGDTRLTYAQVNGAANQVANLLVARGIQPGDKVALSCPNLPYFTVIYFGILKAGATVVPLNVLLKGREVAYHLADSDAKAYFAFEGTQDLPIGDAAWEGFQATESCTEFFLIKLDSQQPEPMEPPEFFGPLVAQQPPTFDTVERDDDDTAVILYTSGTTGQPKGAELRHRNMRDNALAGKDLFGADESRPDTYLCVLPLFHSFGQTVIQNGSMAYGGTVVMLPRFEAKSALGLMLANRVTFFAGVPTMYWGLLGALDDTVDVEALAANLRVAAAGGSALPVDIHRQFKERFGVTILEGYGLSETSPVASFSRFGEEPRVGSIGVPIPGVEMKLINDDWSEVEPGPDAVGEIAIKGHNVMKGYYNRPEATAEAIRDGWFRSGDLAKKDEDGFYYIVDRSKDMIIRGGFNVYPREIEEVLMEHPAVSLVAVIGVPNESHGEEIKAVVVKNKDHDDVSEADLVAWGKEQLAAYKYPRVVEFRDELPMTSTGKILKRELS
- a CDS encoding ABC transporter ATP-binding protein; the protein is MTTLTASDPGRTATRGDAVVLDGVTKTYKSKAGTVDALRGITHTFATSTFTAVMGQSGSGKSTLLQCAAGLDRPTKGTVLVAGTDLAKLNEVELTTMRRSTMGFVFQSYNLLPALTVFDNVALPLRLAGERPSRRDVLAALAEVGLDCHHGRRPAELSGGQQQRVSIARALIARPQVVFADEPTGALDRTTSHQVLELLRRSVDEQGHTIAMVTHDPVAASYAHSVIFLEDGQLVGHLQHGSASQIAAMMSELER
- a CDS encoding carboxypeptidase-like regulatory domain-containing protein is translated as MTARLTRLSRAALAAGTLVTLTIGGAAALTAANAAPGTGAVAGSVFDAGGYPLAGLTIKVHDAQGEVVGTASTNDAGRFRLEGVATDGDDTYRYEAIDTTGWHVAKYSPSFVVKNGVTTTTNLSVKDAGIIQGKVYTQIGTAPLKAAKTVGVSAKMVGDEEDENLPGGAVMVSAGGGFRLGGLPTGTYYVAFGDMAEVFDETCYNNVRRTQKGCVGLTYVKVTAGKATTLSRQVMKYRYGTVSGTVTDTEGHPLQGMKVDVLTSATDGSIPVTTAADGTWKKGSLDFVGKVRVRVSDPTGVHRTTWYVNATSYASATPVTMNDGSQITNLHIALPKN
- the purS gene encoding phosphoribosylformylglycinamidine synthase subunit PurS, with amino-acid sequence MARVIVDVMPKPEILDPQGKAVHGALPRLGYHAVTDVRQGKRFELEVEVVDEATLAEVHALAGTLLSNPVIEDYSVRVDS